One part of the Candidatus Latescibacter sp. genome encodes these proteins:
- a CDS encoding SAM-dependent methyltransferase — translation MVYLVGAGPGDPGLITVKALDLIRRADVILYDRLINPLLLFHARADCTLIDVGKSADSHTCPQD, via the coding sequence ATGGTATATCTGGTAGGCGCCGGTCCGGGCGATCCGGGTCTCATAACGGTCAAAGCTCTTGATCTGATCCGGCGGGCGGATGTTATTCTCTATGACCGCCTGATCAATCCACTGCTCCTTTTCCATGCCCGGGCCGACTGTACCCTGATCGATGTCGGAAAAAGCGCGGACAGTCATACCTGCCCCCAGGAC